The following are from one region of the Nostoc cf. commune SO-36 genome:
- a CDS encoding metallophosphoesterase gives MHWLLSGPLSTEELTVNIAGLAASLQGKRLVQLSDFHYDGLRLSEDMLERAIAVTNEAEPDLILLTGDYVTDDPASIHPLVLRLKHLQSRSGIYAVLGNHDIYYKHAKAEVTAALTSIGIHVLWNEIAYPLGKELPLVGLADSWSQEFNPEPVMNQLNSDTPCIVLSHNPDTAEILQAWRVDLQLSGHTHGGQIVIPGIGPVVLLYDKLAEKIPRKVRRLVPFLETNVSVVSHWEWAQGFHRIGKNQLYVNRGLGTYLPGRLFCRPEVTIITLQSE, from the coding sequence ATGCATTGGTTGTTATCTGGGCCGTTGAGTACAGAGGAATTGACGGTTAACATTGCAGGGTTGGCTGCATCGTTACAAGGTAAGAGGCTGGTGCAGTTGTCAGATTTTCACTACGATGGTTTGCGGCTGTCGGAAGATATGCTAGAAAGAGCGATCGCAGTTACTAATGAAGCTGAACCAGATTTAATTTTATTAACTGGTGACTACGTAACCGATGATCCGGCATCGATTCACCCACTAGTACTTCGACTCAAACATCTGCAAAGTCGCAGTGGTATCTATGCTGTTCTTGGCAATCACGATATCTATTACAAACACGCAAAAGCAGAAGTTACAGCAGCTCTTACTAGCATTGGAATTCACGTCCTTTGGAACGAAATTGCTTATCCATTAGGAAAAGAATTGCCACTTGTTGGATTAGCGGATAGTTGGTCACAAGAATTCAACCCTGAACCCGTTATGAACCAGCTAAACTCCGACACACCCTGCATTGTTTTATCCCACAACCCAGATACTGCGGAGATATTACAGGCATGGCGAGTCGATTTACAATTATCTGGTCATACTCACGGTGGTCAAATAGTGATTCCCGGAATTGGCCCTGTGGTGTTGCTTTACGATAAGCTTGCAGAAAAAATACCCAGAAAAGTACGCCGTTTAGTGCCATTTTTGGAAACAAATGTTTCTGTAGTCAGCCATTGGGAATGGGCGCAGGGTTTCCATCGGATAGGAAAAAATCAGTTATATGTTAATCGTGGTTTGGGAACTTACCTCCCAGGACGTTTATTTTGCCGCCCAGAAGTTACTATAATTACGCTACAAAGTGAGTAG
- a CDS encoding WD40 repeat domain-containing protein, giving the protein MASGSSDNTIKIWHLDTGKLLHTLTSHTKWVRCLAFSPDSQTLVSGSDDSSIMIWQLSTGKLLKTLKVHSTPVFSVIISPDDQTILSGGTDTTIKVSHIEMGQLLQVLKGHSGLVYSLAICPKQQIFVSGGADNTIKLWNLKSNKLLQTLNGHSGWVMCVAISPDGQILASSSYDQTIKLWNINTSKLTNTLTGHRSYVCAIAFSPDGQHLVSGSADCTVKLWDVNTGQELYTLDNHSDWVNSVAFSPDGKTLVSGSRDMTIKLWRCHI; this is encoded by the coding sequence TTGGCTAGTGGAAGTAGTGACAATACTATCAAGATTTGGCATCTCGACACAGGTAAATTACTACATACTCTCACTAGTCATACAAAATGGGTAAGATGCCTAGCCTTTAGCCCAGATAGCCAAACTCTGGTTAGTGGCAGTGATGACAGCAGCATAATGATTTGGCAACTGTCTACAGGTAAATTACTCAAGACACTCAAAGTACATTCAACCCCAGTTTTTTCTGTAATCATTAGTCCAGATGATCAGACTATCCTGAGTGGCGGTACAGATACTACTATCAAGGTTTCCCATATAGAGATGGGACAATTACTGCAAGTCCTCAAAGGTCATTCTGGCTTAGTTTACTCCCTTGCTATTTGCCCAAAACAACAGATTTTTGTAAGTGGCGGTGCGGATAATACCATTAAGCTGTGGAATTTGAAGAGTAACAAACTGCTGCAAACTCTCAACGGGCATTCAGGTTGGGTGATGTGTGTCGCCATTAGCCCTGATGGACAAATTTTAGCTAGTAGCAGTTATGACCAGACTATCAAGTTATGGAATATCAATACAAGTAAGCTAACTAACACACTTACTGGACATCGCAGCTATGTTTGTGCGATCGCTTTTAGTCCCGATGGTCAGCATCTTGTTAGTGGTAGTGCAGATTGTACTGTGAAGCTATGGGATGTCAATACAGGACAAGAACTTTACACGCTGGATAACCATTCAGATTGGGTTAACTCTGTCGCTTTCAGTCCTGATGGCAAAACTTTGGTTAGCGGTAGCCGAGATATGACCATTAAGCTTTGGCGATGCCATATTTAA
- a CDS encoding tetratricopeptide repeat protein has translation MKSSKLTARWLRLGIQICFLEPQQKREAEEKIKEINQAYARLKSYQPSQTNQSASTCTKIDFTPSNAESFYKLGMEKAQRGKYTEAIEDFTQAIRLNPKYFEAYKYRGLACSKLGYENRAKSDLKNASELELKQKKAPPKPTSPPSKPPTPPPPPKPASPPLKPPES, from the coding sequence ATCAAGTCAAGCAAGCTTACCGCCAGATGGCTAAGACTTGGCATCCAGATTTGTTTTCTTGAACCGCAGCAAAAGCGAGAAGCAGAAGAAAAAATCAAAGAAATCAATCAAGCTTATGCAAGGCTAAAGTCTTATCAGCCAAGCCAGACAAATCAATCTGCTTCCACTTGCACCAAAATTGATTTCACTCCATCCAATGCTGAAAGTTTCTACAAACTGGGCATGGAGAAAGCTCAAAGAGGAAAATATACTGAAGCAATAGAAGACTTTACCCAAGCAATTCGTCTCAACCCCAAATACTTTGAAGCCTATAAATACCGAGGGCTTGCTTGCTCGAAACTAGGATATGAAAATAGGGCCAAGTCAGATTTAAAAAATGCCAGTGAACTGGAACTGAAACAGAAAAAAGCACCACCCAAACCTACATCGCCACCGTCAAAACCACCAACGCCGCCACCACCACCCAAGCCTGCATCGCCACCGCTAAAACCACCTGAATCATAG
- a CDS encoding J domain-containing protein, whose protein sequence is MSDRLDINHVYDILGLKPDASADQVKQAYRQMAKTWHPDLFS, encoded by the coding sequence ATGAGCGATCGCCTTGATATAAATCATGTTTACGATATCCTTGGATTAAAACCAGATGCATCTGCCGATCAAGTCAAGCAAGCTTACCGCCAGATGGCTAAGACTTGGCATCCAGATTTGTTTTCTTGA
- a CDS encoding J domain-containing protein, protein MSDDKPQKGLRFDINDAYEILGLKPGASQAQVKRTYRKLVKIWHPDRFIDQKQKQEAEEKIKLINAAYNKLKSESPSEPPIPKNPSSSSPKNPPKISVNRWDAKTFYTLGVENATQGRYEDAIADFTHAIHLNPHYIEAYKYRGLVCSQLGYEYRAASDLNKAAQIEEEFKKSGCCT, encoded by the coding sequence ATGTCTGACGACAAGCCACAGAAGGGTCTACGCTTCGATATCAATGATGCTTATGAAATTCTTGGATTGAAACCTGGTGCATCTCAAGCACAGGTGAAGCGAACTTATCGTAAACTGGTGAAAATTTGGCATCCCGATCGCTTTATTGATCAAAAGCAAAAGCAGGAAGCTGAGGAAAAAATTAAATTAATCAACGCAGCTTACAACAAGCTCAAATCTGAAAGTCCATCTGAGCCTCCTATTCCTAAGAATCCATCTTCATCTTCGCCTAAAAATCCCCCAAAAATATCTGTCAATCGTTGGGATGCAAAAACTTTCTATACTTTAGGGGTAGAGAATGCTACACAAGGAAGATATGAAGATGCGATCGCAGATTTTACCCACGCAATTCATCTAAATCCTCACTATATTGAGGCGTATAAATATCGTGGGCTAGTTTGCTCACAATTGGGATACGAATATAGAGCCGCTTCAGATTTAAATAAAGCTGCACAAATAGAAGAAGAGTTTAAGAAATCCGGGTGCTGCACGTAG
- a CDS encoding tocopherol cyclase family protein gives MLTIPLNSLQTPHSGYHWDGSSRRFFEGWYYRVTLPEIGQTFAFMYSIEDPIGGKPHSGGAAQILGPDDEYLCRTFPDVNKFWGSRDVLSLGHWGKTNLQVSPLYLLPEEFEHHVQEGYQATATLNQGIIRDGFANAKGERATNNYCRWQYEIQPVYGWGNQNSNQQSTAGWLSFLQIFEPGWQILMAHGLATGKIDWNGKIYEFTNAPAYGEKNWGGAFPQKWFWINCNCFEGEPDLALTAGGGHRGVLWWMESVAMIGLHYQGKFYEFVPWNSQVEWEIQPWGRWQMKASNSNYEIELTGITHLPGTPLRAPTAEGLIYCCRDTMQGKLNLELRELNGSKSKIILKAESLLCGLEVGGGSWDNCWQSR, from the coding sequence ATGTTAACTATTCCCTTAAATTCTCTCCAAACACCCCATTCTGGCTATCACTGGGATGGCAGTAGTCGCCGCTTCTTTGAAGGGTGGTATTATCGCGTTACCTTACCGGAAATTGGGCAAACATTCGCCTTTATGTACTCCATTGAAGACCCCATCGGCGGGAAACCTCACAGTGGCGGTGCAGCCCAAATCCTCGGCCCGGATGATGAATATTTATGTCGTACTTTTCCTGATGTAAACAAATTTTGGGGTAGTCGAGATGTCCTGAGTTTAGGTCATTGGGGTAAAACTAATTTGCAAGTTTCTCCCCTATACCTTCTCCCAGAAGAATTTGAGCATCATGTTCAAGAAGGATATCAAGCTACTGCCACCTTAAATCAGGGAATAATTCGCGATGGCTTCGCCAACGCCAAGGGCGAACGCGCCACCAATAATTATTGCCGTTGGCAGTATGAAATTCAACCAGTATACGGTTGGGGAAATCAAAATAGCAATCAGCAATCAACAGCAGGCTGGCTGTCATTCTTGCAGATTTTTGAACCTGGATGGCAAATTTTGATGGCTCACGGTCTAGCCACCGGGAAAATTGACTGGAATGGCAAAATCTACGAATTCACCAACGCCCCAGCCTACGGTGAGAAAAATTGGGGTGGTGCTTTTCCCCAAAAATGGTTTTGGATAAATTGTAATTGCTTTGAAGGCGAACCCGACTTAGCATTAACTGCTGGCGGTGGACACCGGGGTGTGCTGTGGTGGATGGAATCTGTGGCGATGATTGGCTTGCACTATCAAGGCAAGTTTTATGAATTCGTTCCCTGGAATTCCCAAGTAGAGTGGGAAATTCAGCCTTGGGGCAGATGGCAAATGAAAGCTAGTAACTCCAATTACGAAATAGAATTGACCGGAATCACCCATCTACCCGGTACACCTTTACGTGCGCCCACAGCAGAAGGTTTAATTTACTGTTGCCGGGACACCATGCAAGGAAAGCTAAATTTAGAGTTACGAGAATTAAATGGGAGTAAATCTAAAATCATCCTCAAAGCAGAAAGTCTTCTTTGTGGTTTAGAAGTAGGCGGCGGCTCTTGGGATAATTGTTGGCAGTCTCGGTAA
- a CDS encoding YdcF family protein produces the protein MAFVLPLITWWGYKEVQNQFVQPQAVVVLGGSTKHLEREKFTAKFVREHPNIPIWITGGSPRTFTQRVFTKAGVDPKRLHFDYEAVDTVTNFTTLVDDLNARGIKSVYLITSDFHMRRACVIGEIILGSRGIYLKPVPVPSEKPPESIEKSIRDGARAIIWLATGYTGVDAAKNKR, from the coding sequence ATGGCTTTTGTCCTACCATTAATCACTTGGTGGGGATACAAAGAAGTACAAAACCAATTTGTACAGCCGCAAGCAGTTGTAGTGTTGGGTGGTTCAACGAAACATTTAGAGCGAGAGAAGTTTACAGCAAAATTCGTCCGTGAGCATCCAAATATACCCATTTGGATCACAGGCGGCAGCCCACGTACATTCACCCAACGAGTGTTTACCAAAGCTGGTGTTGATCCCAAACGTTTACACTTTGATTATGAAGCAGTAGATACAGTTACTAATTTTACCACCTTGGTGGATGATTTAAATGCTCGCGGCATCAAGAGCGTTTATTTGATTACTTCAGACTTCCACATGCGCCGGGCTTGTGTCATCGGCGAAATTATTTTGGGTAGTAGGGGTATTTATTTAAAACCAGTACCAGTCCCTTCAGAAAAACCGCCTGAATCTATCGAAAAATCTATTCGTGATGGAGCTAGAGCCATAATTTGGTTAGCAACTGGCTACACTGGTGTAGATGCCGCTAAGAATAAGCGGTAA